From the genome of Biomphalaria glabrata chromosome 1, xgBioGlab47.1, whole genome shotgun sequence, one region includes:
- the LOC106062149 gene encoding deleted in azoospermia-like isoform X1 translates to MYETCSKMSSADVSPVTTPSSTPLSGGHPPKFGTVIPSRIFVGGIAANTTDAELKQYFSAFGAVKDTKIITDRAGVSKGYGFVTFESQEDADRIIKKESDNLIFKDRKLNIGPAVRKQGLPRPYDASIPPGSVLFTNGVPYTYQNGMAIFQSPDGNYPLAQPQSYATTAVMIPQNQVYMTPQYPYQQLSLQSSLQPVPTNPGYIWATMPTTTDVLYQTPQAYQGAELADATFVDGTTVEGNVIPVEQTLANRIHSPVTEVNCTTDQTSVATVPVIPVQAAAKNAVAGYKKHYSYTRRSFSSPTILVKHGHKVQRIMVSGTSPPTMYNGQLLSPCNPADTGDGSDAYIRYTHLPGHSTTK, encoded by the exons TCATCAGCTGATGTCTCACCAGTTACAACTCCCAGTTCTACACCATTAAGTGGTGGTCACCCTCCAAAATTTGGTACTGTCATACCAAGCAGAATATTTGTTGGTGGAATAGCAGCAAAT ACAACGGATGCTGAGCTAAAGCAGTATTTCTCTGCTTTTGGAGCAGTCAAAGATACTAAAATAATAACAGATAGAGCAGGAGTTTCTAAAgg ATATGGATTTGTTACATTTGAGAGTCAAGAAGATGCAGacagaataattaaaaaagaG TCTGATAATCTTATATTCAAGGACAGGAAATTAAACATAGGCCCAGCTGTTAGAAAGCAG GGTTTGCCAAGACCTTATG atgCAAGTATTCCACCTGGATCTGTGTTATTTACAAATGGAGTACCCTACACTTACCAAAATGGAATGGCCATTTTTCAAAGTCCTGATGGAAACTATCCTTTGGCACAACCCCAG TCATATGCAACTACAGCTGTAATGATTCCTCAGAACCAAGTTTATATGACTCCTCAATATCCCTATCAACAG TTATCTCTACAAAGTTCATTGCAACCAGTCCCAACAAATCCAGGCTATATTTGGGCAACTATGCCAACTACCACTGATGTCCTTTATCAAACTCCCCAAGCTTATCAAGGTGCTGAGCTTGCTGATGCTACTTTCGTTGATGGAACAACAGTGGAG GGCAATGTGATTCCTGTAGAGCAGACATTGGCAAACCGCATCCACTCTCCCGTGACAGAGGTAAATTGTACTACAGACCAGACGTCTGTAGCCACTGTGCCTGTAATTCCTGTACAAGCCGCTGCAAAAAATGCTGTAGCAGGTTACAAGAAACATTATTCTTACACAAGAAGGTCCTTTAGTAGCCCTACCATTCTTGTGAAGCATGGTCATAAAGTTCAAAGAATTATGGTTTCAGGCACTTCACCACCAACAATGTATAATGGCCAATTACTAAGTCCCTGTAACCCAGCTGACACTGGTGATGGTAGTGATGCTTATATAAGATATACTCATTTACCAGGACATTCTACCAcaaaatga
- the LOC106062149 gene encoding protein boule-like isoform X2 — protein sequence MYETCSKMSSADVSPVTTPSSTPLSGGHPPKFGTVIPSRIFVGGIAANTTDAELKQYFSAFGAVKDTKIITDRAGVSKGYGFVTFESQEDADRIIKKESDNLIFKDRKLNIGPAVRKQGLPRPYDASIPPGSVLFTNGVPYTYQNGMAIFQSPDGNYPLAQPQSYATTAVMIPQNQVYMTPQYPYQQLSLQSSLQPVPTNPGYIWATMPTTTDVLYQTPQAYQGAELADATFVDGTTVETSRYPGQCDSCRADIGKPHPLSRDRGKLYYRPDVCSHCACNSCTSRCKKCCSRLQETLFLHKKVL from the exons TCATCAGCTGATGTCTCACCAGTTACAACTCCCAGTTCTACACCATTAAGTGGTGGTCACCCTCCAAAATTTGGTACTGTCATACCAAGCAGAATATTTGTTGGTGGAATAGCAGCAAAT ACAACGGATGCTGAGCTAAAGCAGTATTTCTCTGCTTTTGGAGCAGTCAAAGATACTAAAATAATAACAGATAGAGCAGGAGTTTCTAAAgg ATATGGATTTGTTACATTTGAGAGTCAAGAAGATGCAGacagaataattaaaaaagaG TCTGATAATCTTATATTCAAGGACAGGAAATTAAACATAGGCCCAGCTGTTAGAAAGCAG GGTTTGCCAAGACCTTATG atgCAAGTATTCCACCTGGATCTGTGTTATTTACAAATGGAGTACCCTACACTTACCAAAATGGAATGGCCATTTTTCAAAGTCCTGATGGAAACTATCCTTTGGCACAACCCCAG TCATATGCAACTACAGCTGTAATGATTCCTCAGAACCAAGTTTATATGACTCCTCAATATCCCTATCAACAG TTATCTCTACAAAGTTCATTGCAACCAGTCCCAACAAATCCAGGCTATATTTGGGCAACTATGCCAACTACCACTGATGTCCTTTATCAAACTCCCCAAGCTTATCAAGGTGCTGAGCTTGCTGATGCTACTTTCGTTGATGGAACAACAGTGGAG ACAAGCAGATATCCtg GGCAATGTGATTCCTGTAGAGCAGACATTGGCAAACCGCATCCACTCTCCCGTGACAGAGGTAAATTGTACTACAGACCAGACGTCTGTAGCCACTGTGCCTGTAATTCCTGTACAAGCCGCTGCAAAAAATGCTGTAGCAGGTTACAAGAAACATTATTCTTACACAAGAAGGTCCTTTAG
- the LOC106062149 gene encoding protein boule-like isoform X3 encodes MYETCSKMSSADVSPVTTPSSTPLSGGHPPKFGTVIPSRIFVGGIAANTTDAELKQYFSAFGAVKDTKIITDRAGVSKGYGFVTFESQEDADRIIKKESDNLIFKDRKLNIGPAVRKQGLPRPYDASIPPGSVLFTNGVPYTYQNGMAIFQSPDGNYPLAQPQSYATTAVMIPQNQVYMTPQYPYQQLSLQSSLQPVPTNPGYIWATMPTTTDVLYQTPQAYQGAELADATFVDGTTVETSRYPACGNDHVNSRVVNLVHEFNHHHHQRFKCYGQKAM; translated from the exons TCATCAGCTGATGTCTCACCAGTTACAACTCCCAGTTCTACACCATTAAGTGGTGGTCACCCTCCAAAATTTGGTACTGTCATACCAAGCAGAATATTTGTTGGTGGAATAGCAGCAAAT ACAACGGATGCTGAGCTAAAGCAGTATTTCTCTGCTTTTGGAGCAGTCAAAGATACTAAAATAATAACAGATAGAGCAGGAGTTTCTAAAgg ATATGGATTTGTTACATTTGAGAGTCAAGAAGATGCAGacagaataattaaaaaagaG TCTGATAATCTTATATTCAAGGACAGGAAATTAAACATAGGCCCAGCTGTTAGAAAGCAG GGTTTGCCAAGACCTTATG atgCAAGTATTCCACCTGGATCTGTGTTATTTACAAATGGAGTACCCTACACTTACCAAAATGGAATGGCCATTTTTCAAAGTCCTGATGGAAACTATCCTTTGGCACAACCCCAG TCATATGCAACTACAGCTGTAATGATTCCTCAGAACCAAGTTTATATGACTCCTCAATATCCCTATCAACAG TTATCTCTACAAAGTTCATTGCAACCAGTCCCAACAAATCCAGGCTATATTTGGGCAACTATGCCAACTACCACTGATGTCCTTTATCAAACTCCCCAAGCTTATCAAGGTGCTGAGCTTGCTGATGCTACTTTCGTTGATGGAACAACAGTGGAG ACAAGCAGATATCCtg CCTGTGGTAATGATCATGTAAATTCAAGAGTTGTAAACCTAGTGCATGAATTCAACCATCACCACCATCAGAGATTTAAATGCTATGGACAGAA GGCAATGTGA